A genomic region of Serratia fonticola contains the following coding sequences:
- a CDS encoding division plane positioning ATPase MipZ — MIVLIGSQKGGVGKSTMAVNIAGYLILKQGKTAIIVDADDQKSIMTWYNDRQNVEGAPKIPVVAASGKIKETLLELDRHYDYVIVDTAGRDSAELRSGLLAADLFISPLRPSQMDLDTIGYLSDMFSTAQEYNEKVKGHIVLNLCPTNIFINEANEAAEVLGEYPQLTLVNHRLCDRKIYRDAWGEALTVHEAGNEKAQHEIASLVKEVIL, encoded by the coding sequence ATGATTGTTTTGATTGGCTCGCAGAAGGGTGGCGTAGGAAAATCGACCATGGCGGTGAATATCGCGGGCTATTTAATCCTCAAACAAGGGAAAACGGCCATCATTGTTGATGCCGACGACCAGAAATCCATCATGACCTGGTATAACGATCGCCAGAATGTGGAAGGTGCCCCCAAAATCCCGGTAGTCGCGGCCTCAGGGAAAATCAAAGAGACCCTGCTGGAACTGGACCGTCATTACGATTACGTGATTGTGGATACTGCTGGCCGCGACAGTGCAGAACTGCGCTCCGGGTTACTGGCCGCCGATCTGTTTATTTCCCCGCTGCGCCCTTCACAGATGGACCTTGATACCATTGGTTATCTGTCGGATATGTTCTCTACCGCGCAGGAATACAATGAAAAGGTGAAAGGCCACATCGTCCTCAACCTGTGCCCGACCAATATCTTCATTAACGAAGCCAATGAAGCGGCGGAAGTATTGGGCGAATATCCACAACTGACGCTGGTGAATCACCGCCTGTGCGACCGCAAGATTTATCGCGATGCCTGGGGTGAAGCGCTGACCGTGCACGAAGCGGGCAACGAAAAAGCGCAACATGAAATCGCCAGCCTGGTGAAAGAGGTGATCCTGTGA
- a CDS encoding substrate-binding domain-containing protein translates to MNKISLFAAGSLRLAFRPLLTAFEQETGHQVNATFGPAGLLRERIEQGERPQIFASANLGHPQRLVALGMAHAVHPFALNQLCATVRNIPELAEPELLTVFCDPQWRVGTSTPIADPSGDYAQRLFERLEQLLPGQGSALRARALPLVGGPDSAPIPQGRLAAEYLIAQQQADIFLGYASYATALAVYPQIKVRMLPVELDFTVIYGLCLLNGACAAAQSLVAFILSAQGQRILQRFGFLPLD, encoded by the coding sequence GTGAATAAGATTTCCCTTTTTGCCGCAGGCAGCCTGCGCTTGGCGTTTCGCCCGTTACTGACGGCGTTTGAACAGGAAACCGGGCATCAGGTTAACGCCACTTTTGGCCCGGCAGGGTTGTTGCGGGAACGTATTGAGCAGGGGGAGAGGCCACAGATATTTGCCTCTGCCAATCTTGGACATCCGCAGCGTTTGGTGGCGCTTGGCATGGCACATGCGGTTCATCCCTTTGCTCTTAATCAACTGTGCGCCACGGTGCGCAATATTCCTGAGCTGGCCGAACCTGAATTATTGACGGTATTTTGCGATCCTCAATGGCGAGTAGGGACGTCGACGCCAATAGCCGATCCTTCCGGTGATTATGCCCAACGGCTGTTTGAGCGCCTGGAGCAGCTATTGCCAGGGCAAGGGAGTGCGCTACGCGCCAGGGCATTGCCATTGGTGGGGGGACCAGACTCTGCACCCATCCCGCAAGGCCGTTTGGCGGCGGAGTATCTGATCGCTCAACAACAGGCTGACATCTTCCTTGGTTATGCCAGCTACGCCACTGCATTGGCGGTTTACCCACAGATAAAAGTTCGCATGTTGCCAGTCGAGCTGGATTTTACTGTGATCTATGGGTTGTGTTTGTTGAATGGGGCTTGTGCGGCTGCGCAAAGCCTGGTGGCTTTTATTCTCAGTGCGCAAGGACAGCGAATTCTTCAGCGTTTCGGTTTTTTGCCATTGGATTAG
- a CDS encoding PA4780 family RIO1-like protein kinase, whose translation MKIPKRLQPLVDDGLIDDVIRRLKSGKEADVFIVRCGDEIRCAKVYKEAEKRNFKQAVHYQEGRKVRNSRDARAMSKGSKFGRQQQEEAWQNTEVDALYLLAKAGVRVPQPDICLDGVLLMELITDEEGLVAPRLSDITLTPEQALNDHALMMNYVVRMLCAGLVHGDLSEFNVLMDKNGPVIIDLPQVVDAAANNHAKSMFERDVNNMTQYYGQFAPQLLGSKYAKEIWALYQEGNLTPESVLTGKFVESSKRADVGSVLDEIQAASDEHQRQLMARNEE comes from the coding sequence ATGAAAATTCCAAAACGACTCCAGCCATTGGTTGATGATGGTTTAATTGACGACGTTATCCGCCGTTTGAAAAGTGGCAAAGAAGCCGACGTATTTATCGTGCGTTGCGGTGATGAGATCCGCTGCGCCAAAGTGTATAAAGAAGCCGAAAAGCGTAACTTCAAGCAGGCCGTGCACTATCAGGAAGGCCGCAAGGTACGTAACAGCCGTGATGCTCGCGCCATGAGCAAAGGCTCCAAATTTGGCCGCCAGCAGCAGGAAGAAGCCTGGCAGAACACCGAAGTGGATGCGCTGTATCTGTTGGCAAAAGCCGGTGTGCGCGTCCCGCAACCGGATATCTGCCTGGACGGCGTGCTACTGATGGAGTTGATCACCGACGAAGAAGGTCTGGTAGCCCCGCGCCTGAGCGATATAACGCTAACGCCGGAACAGGCTCTCAACGATCACGCCCTGATGATGAACTACGTCGTGCGCATGCTGTGTGCCGGGCTGGTTCACGGTGACCTGTCAGAATTTAACGTGCTGATGGATAAAAATGGGCCGGTGATTATCGATTTGCCGCAGGTGGTCGATGCCGCCGCCAACAACCACGCCAAAAGCATGTTTGAACGCGATGTCAACAATATGACACAGTACTACGGTCAATTCGCGCCGCAACTGCTTGGCAGCAAGTATGCCAAAGAGATTTGGGCGCTGTACCAGGAAGGTAATCTGACGCCGGAAAGCGTACTGACCGGCAAGTTTGTCGAAAGCAGCAAACGAGCAGACGTTGGCTCGGTGCTGGATGAGATCCAGGCGGCCAGCGATGAACACCAGCGCCAACTGATGGCACGTAACGAAGAATAA
- the lsrK gene encoding autoinducer-2 kinase — translation MQNYLMALDAGTGSIRAVIFDLAGNQIAHGQAEWRHLPVQDVPGSMEFDITRNWQLVCQCIRQALQQANAEAQQIRAVACCSMREGIVLYNREGTPIWACANVDARASREVSELKALHNFSFEREVYQYSGQTLALSAMPRLLWLAHHRPDIYRQAATVTMISDWLAYNLSGELAVDPSNAGTTGMLDLVSRNWRPELLDMAGLRADLLSPVKETGTLLGSVTAKAAEETGLLRGTAVVMGGGDVQLGSLGLGIVRAGQTAVLGGTFWQQIVNLPQPVIDPEMNIRINPHVIPGMAQAESISFFTGLTMRWFRDAFCAEEKLLAERLGVDAYSLLEDMASRVPPGAYGVMPIFSDAMHFKTWYHAAPSFINMSIDPERCNKQTLFRALEENAAIVSACNLAQIAAFSAVQPRSLVFAGGGSKGKLWSQILSDVTGLPVQVPVVKEATALGCAIAAGVGAGLYPSLAETGERLVRWEREYHPVPENHALYRQQTLTWQAVYADQLTLVDHGLTTSLWKAPGL, via the coding sequence ATGCAAAACTATCTGATGGCATTAGACGCCGGGACGGGCAGTATCCGTGCGGTCATTTTTGATCTGGCAGGCAACCAGATTGCGCACGGTCAGGCGGAATGGCGGCATCTGCCAGTGCAAGACGTTCCCGGCTCAATGGAGTTTGATATTACTCGTAACTGGCAGTTGGTTTGTCAATGCATCCGCCAGGCCTTGCAACAAGCCAATGCCGAAGCCCAGCAAATCCGTGCCGTCGCCTGCTGCTCAATGCGTGAGGGGATTGTGCTATACAACCGCGAAGGCACCCCCATCTGGGCTTGTGCCAACGTGGACGCGCGCGCCAGCCGTGAAGTCAGCGAACTGAAAGCGCTGCATAACTTCAGCTTCGAACGTGAAGTTTACCAATACTCTGGCCAGACGCTGGCACTCAGCGCTATGCCACGCCTGTTATGGCTGGCACACCATCGGCCAGATATTTATCGCCAGGCCGCAACGGTCACCATGATCAGCGACTGGTTGGCTTATAACCTCAGTGGCGAACTGGCGGTCGATCCTTCCAATGCGGGTACCACCGGTATGCTGGATTTGGTCAGCCGCAACTGGCGACCAGAACTGCTCGATATGGCCGGGCTGCGTGCCGACTTACTCTCGCCAGTTAAAGAAACCGGTACACTGTTAGGCTCTGTCACCGCCAAAGCGGCAGAAGAAACCGGCCTGTTGCGAGGGACTGCGGTCGTGATGGGGGGCGGTGATGTTCAGCTCGGCAGCCTGGGGTTAGGTATCGTTCGGGCCGGGCAAACTGCGGTGCTGGGGGGCACCTTCTGGCAGCAGATCGTCAACCTGCCGCAGCCCGTCATCGATCCGGAAATGAACATCCGTATCAATCCGCACGTCATACCCGGGATGGCGCAGGCGGAGTCTATCAGCTTCTTCACCGGCCTGACCATGCGTTGGTTCCGGGATGCCTTCTGTGCCGAAGAAAAATTACTGGCGGAGCGCTTAGGCGTTGATGCCTACAGCCTGTTAGAAGATATGGCGTCTCGTGTGCCGCCGGGGGCTTATGGTGTCATGCCAATATTCTCTGACGCCATGCATTTTAAAACCTGGTATCACGCCGCCCCGTCGTTTATCAATATGTCGATCGATCCTGAGCGCTGCAATAAGCAAACGCTGTTCCGGGCGCTGGAAGAAAACGCCGCGATTGTCTCCGCCTGTAACCTGGCACAGATTGCGGCGTTTTCCGCGGTACAACCGCGCTCGCTGGTATTTGCCGGTGGCGGCTCAAAAGGCAAGCTCTGGAGCCAGATCCTCAGCGACGTCACCGGCTTACCGGTGCAGGTTCCGGTAGTGAAAGAGGCGACCGCGTTGGGCTGCGCTATTGCCGCCGGTGTCGGTGCCGGATTGTATCCGTCGTTGGCGGAAACCGGCGAACGTCTGGTGCGCTGGGAGCGTGAATATCACCCTGTTCCGGAAAATCATGCGCTTTACCGCCAGCAGACGCTGACATGGCAAGCCGTATATGCCGATCAGTTAACTCTGGTCGATCACGGTTTAACTACATCACTATGGAAAGCACCAGGGCTTTAA
- a CDS encoding FecCD family ABC transporter permease yields the protein MRLPVLLLLTLFCALLSLGIGRYPVTVGHSVMILLEPVIGQQADITVIERQVILGVRVPRVLLAMGAGAALALCGAALQGVFRNPLVDPHIIGVSSGAAFGGTLAILLGLPVLMLLLSAFVFGMAALLLIFTLTSAIARRNILSLVLAGVILSGFFSACVSLMQYLADSEEKLPSIVFWLLGSFATADSHKLLMLFLPLLAAGGLLLALRWRINLLSLGDEDAAALGIHVERTRWLILTLCAVIVAAQVAISGSIGWVGLLIPHLARLLVGPDHRRLLPASMCLGALYMVLIDDLARTLTSSEIPLGILTALIGAPLFALLLRRAQVRGWHG from the coding sequence ATGAGACTACCTGTTTTGCTGCTACTGACGCTGTTTTGCGCACTGCTTTCACTGGGTATTGGCCGTTATCCGGTTACCGTTGGTCACAGCGTGATGATCCTGCTGGAGCCCGTTATCGGCCAGCAGGCGGATATTACGGTGATAGAGCGGCAAGTGATCCTTGGCGTGCGAGTACCGCGTGTGCTGTTGGCGATGGGGGCCGGGGCCGCATTAGCGCTGTGCGGTGCGGCATTGCAGGGAGTGTTCCGTAACCCGTTGGTAGACCCGCATATTATTGGCGTTTCTTCTGGTGCAGCATTTGGTGGCACTTTGGCGATCCTGCTTGGTCTGCCAGTGCTGATGTTGCTGCTTTCCGCCTTCGTTTTCGGCATGGCGGCGCTGTTGCTGATATTTACTCTCACCAGCGCCATTGCCCGACGCAATATTCTTTCTCTGGTGCTGGCGGGGGTGATCCTCAGCGGTTTTTTCTCTGCCTGTGTCAGCCTGATGCAATACCTCGCCGATAGCGAAGAGAAACTGCCCAGCATTGTGTTCTGGTTGCTTGGTAGTTTTGCCACCGCAGATAGCCATAAATTACTGATGTTGTTCCTGCCGTTACTGGCAGCTGGTGGCCTGCTGCTGGCCTTGCGCTGGCGCATCAATCTGCTCTCGTTGGGAGATGAAGATGCCGCTGCGCTGGGTATTCATGTTGAACGTACCCGCTGGCTGATTCTGACGTTGTGCGCGGTGATTGTCGCTGCACAAGTGGCCATCAGCGGCAGCATTGGTTGGGTCGGTTTGCTGATCCCCCATCTGGCACGTTTGTTGGTTGGGCCCGATCACCGGCGTTTATTACCTGCATCCATGTGCCTTGGGGCGTTGTACATGGTATTGATCGACGATCTGGCCCGTACCCTGACCAGCAGTGAAATCCCTCTGGGTATTCTCACGGCCTTGATTGGTGCGCCACTGTTTGCCTTGCTGCTACGCCGCGCTCAGGTAAGAGGATGGCATGGCTGA
- a CDS encoding ABC transporter ATP-binding protein, producing MAETLLQIINLSFGWPGQPRLFQQLDLQVRRGEVLAVLGPNGRGKSTLMQLLLGTLPMQQGEVVSHGGMGFVPQYFTPPFAYKVLDIVLMGRARHVGLFRSPSAEDHQLARQALYSLDMLAFAEREFGSLSGGQRQLVLIARALAMACEVLILDEPTSALDLHHQDRVLSMIDHLARERQMAVIFSTHQPNHAHAVADRALLLGADGQHQLGNCQQVLTAENLSPLFHLPIERVTVDYAGNPRKALVPLFHCQRERNRE from the coding sequence ATGGCTGAGACGTTGCTACAGATCATTAATCTGAGTTTTGGATGGCCAGGCCAACCCAGGCTGTTCCAGCAGCTTGATTTGCAAGTGCGACGGGGAGAAGTGCTGGCAGTACTGGGCCCCAATGGGCGTGGCAAAAGCACTCTGATGCAATTGTTGTTAGGCACATTACCCATGCAGCAAGGAGAGGTCGTATCTCACGGAGGGATGGGGTTTGTACCCCAATACTTCACGCCGCCGTTTGCCTACAAGGTGCTGGATATTGTGTTGATGGGCCGGGCTCGGCATGTCGGGCTGTTCCGTTCGCCTTCGGCTGAGGATCATCAGTTAGCCAGACAGGCCCTTTATTCGCTGGATATGCTGGCATTTGCCGAACGTGAATTTGGCAGCCTTTCCGGCGGGCAGCGACAACTGGTGCTGATAGCCCGTGCGCTGGCAATGGCCTGTGAAGTTTTGATCCTCGATGAACCCACCTCGGCATTGGATTTGCACCATCAGGACAGGGTGTTGAGCATGATTGACCATCTGGCGCGTGAACGGCAAATGGCGGTGATCTTTTCGACTCATCAACCCAATCATGCCCATGCCGTAGCAGATCGCGCGTTATTGCTCGGTGCTGATGGACAGCATCAGTTGGGCAATTGCCAGCAGGTGCTGACGGCAGAAAACCTCTCGCCTCTGTTTCATCTGCCTATTGAGCGAGTCACTGTGGACTATGCGGGTAACCCGCGGAAAGCGCTGGTCCCTTTGTTCCACTGCCAACGGGAGCGCAATCGTGAATAA
- a CDS encoding AraC family transcriptional regulator, whose translation MADNAPQFWRDDRLPFVEARAIEDGRKLCYSLHSHEFFSIGAITAGTSTYINGDQHLQVNTGDVVIINPQQAHGCNPIGDRRWSYIMFYIDTRWLATLQQENSGNRTGEFIPFAEVVSHNNALFSGLNQLYHILTDTEACHLEKQIALVDYFSNLPSRLGMATLAPLEANAKLERAAAFIRTHCTESLTLEEICQASALSPSYLIRSFKKRYGMTPHAYLVNQRIQYGHRLLKRGVPIAMAANESGFADQAHFQRTFKQLLAATPGQYQTPSANK comes from the coding sequence ATGGCCGATAATGCTCCACAATTCTGGCGTGACGACCGTTTGCCGTTCGTTGAAGCCCGCGCTATCGAAGACGGCCGCAAGCTGTGTTATTCGCTGCACAGCCACGAGTTTTTCTCTATTGGTGCCATCACGGCGGGCACCAGTACCTACATCAACGGTGACCAGCACCTGCAGGTTAACACCGGTGACGTAGTGATTATCAACCCACAGCAGGCACACGGCTGTAACCCGATTGGCGATCGGCGCTGGTCCTATATCATGTTTTATATCGACACTCGCTGGCTGGCCACGTTACAGCAGGAAAACAGCGGCAATAGAACCGGGGAGTTCATCCCGTTTGCCGAAGTTGTTAGCCACAATAACGCACTTTTTTCCGGTTTGAACCAGCTATATCACATTTTAACGGACACAGAAGCCTGCCATTTGGAAAAACAGATTGCCTTGGTGGACTACTTCAGCAACCTGCCGTCGCGTTTAGGTATGGCAACGCTAGCGCCGCTGGAGGCCAATGCCAAACTGGAAAGGGCTGCAGCCTTTATCCGCACGCATTGCACTGAGTCATTAACGTTAGAGGAAATCTGCCAGGCATCGGCGCTCTCGCCTTCTTATCTGATCCGCTCATTCAAAAAACGTTACGGCATGACGCCCCATGCCTATCTGGTTAATCAGCGTATCCAATATGGCCATCGGTTGTTAAAACGCGGCGTTCCCATTGCCATGGCCGCCAACGAAAGCGGCTTTGCCGATCAGGCGCACTTTCAACGCACCTTCAAACAGCTGCTGGCGGCCACCCCTGGCCAATATCAAACCCCTTCGGCCAATAAATAG
- the yajD gene encoding HNH nuclease YajD, with product MAYIPKNYAKLEVGYREKALKIFPWVCGRCSREFVYSNLRELTVHHIDHDHSNNPEDGSNWEMLCLYCHDHEHSKYTEADQYGSTVVAGEDAQKDVGVATHNPFANLKAMMKK from the coding sequence ATGGCATACATTCCAAAAAACTACGCGAAGCTGGAAGTCGGCTACCGCGAAAAAGCGCTGAAAATCTTCCCGTGGGTATGCGGGCGTTGTTCACGTGAATTTGTTTACTCCAACCTGCGTGAACTGACGGTGCATCATATCGATCATGATCACAGTAACAATCCGGAAGACGGTAGCAACTGGGAGATGTTGTGCCTGTACTGCCACGACCATGAACACTCAAAATACACCGAGGCCGATCAATACGGTTCAACGGTGGTCGCAGGTGAAGACGCGCAGAAAGACGTTGGGGTCGCCACTCATAACCCGTTCGCCAATCTGAAAGCCATGATGAAAAAATAG
- a CDS encoding isoprenylcysteine carboxylmethyltransferase family protein, with product MAKRFSWLALPPVVMAVSAAGMWLLRWLVDGHWQENEHILLLAAVLAAMSLGIMLSASLAFRRAGTTLHPQKLQQVKVLIVSGIFRFSRNPVYLGQLLLLAAWALVLGGWGVWWWWLLYFSYLHSAQIPREERFLAARFGADYQAFCQRVRRWL from the coding sequence ATGGCAAAGCGGTTTAGCTGGCTGGCCCTGCCGCCGGTGGTGATGGCAGTCAGTGCGGCCGGTATGTGGCTATTGCGCTGGCTCGTTGACGGTCACTGGCAAGAGAATGAACATATTCTGTTGTTGGCCGCCGTGCTGGCCGCGATGTCTCTTGGCATTATGCTCAGTGCCAGCCTGGCCTTTCGCCGCGCGGGCACCACGCTTCATCCGCAAAAACTACAGCAGGTTAAGGTACTTATCGTCAGCGGCATTTTCCGTTTCAGCCGTAATCCGGTGTATCTGGGGCAACTGCTGTTACTGGCCGCCTGGGCGCTGGTGTTGGGGGGATGGGGCGTGTGGTGGTGGTGGCTGCTCTATTTTAGCTATCTGCACAGCGCACAGATCCCGCGTGAAGAACGGTTTCTGGCCGCGCGTTTTGGTGCAGACTATCAGGCGTTTTGCCAGCGGGTGAGGCGTTGGTTATAA
- a CDS encoding LysE family translocator: MTLYLSMAVFALASSITPGPVNIVALSSGAQFGFNASLRHVTGATLGFTLLLVLIGLGLHQILSLWPGLTTVILWAGVAFLFYMAYQLAADSGQLGQGERQKAPSYWYGALLQWLNPKAWLAAIASMGAFVGDGEMRLLWQFAVIYFVICYISVGCWAYAGAMLSNLLQSARNVQRFNRLMALLLAFSACYLLAEGV, encoded by the coding sequence ATGACGCTTTACCTTTCTATGGCGGTTTTTGCCTTGGCTTCTTCCATTACTCCTGGCCCGGTGAATATCGTTGCGCTGAGCAGCGGGGCGCAGTTTGGTTTTAATGCCAGTCTGCGCCATGTCACCGGTGCGACGCTGGGGTTCACGCTGTTGCTGGTGTTGATTGGTCTGGGATTACATCAAATCCTTTCGCTGTGGCCGGGGCTGACCACCGTGATCCTCTGGGCTGGCGTGGCCTTTCTGTTCTATATGGCTTACCAACTTGCTGCCGATAGTGGGCAATTGGGGCAGGGAGAGCGGCAAAAAGCCCCCTCTTATTGGTATGGTGCATTGCTTCAGTGGTTGAACCCAAAGGCCTGGTTGGCTGCTATCGCCAGTATGGGGGCCTTTGTCGGCGATGGTGAAATGCGACTGCTGTGGCAGTTTGCCGTGATTTATTTTGTGATTTGCTATATTTCTGTGGGCTGTTGGGCCTACGCTGGGGCGATGCTGAGTAACCTGTTGCAGAGCGCGCGTAACGTACAGCGTTTTAACCGCCTGATGGCGCTGCTATTAGCGTTCAGCGCCTGCTATTTATTGGCCGAAGGGGTTTGA
- the amyA gene encoding alpha-amylase, giving the protein MMNKTTLLQFFHWYYPDGGTLWQEAAERAAALAELGITDLWLPPAYKGATGGYSVGYDSYDLFDLGEFEQKGTRATKYGDKEGLTHAVNTLRENCVRVIYDVVFNHKIGADEKEQVHVFKVDINNRNDIAEEGLDALAYTRFTFPGRQGTYSKFIWDYKCFSGVDYIEQPDDKGIFKIANDYGEEGWNDQVDEEFGNFDYLMGANVELRNPAVVEELKYWARWLMETLPCDGFRLDAAKHIPAWFFKEWADHVRDAAQRDLFIVAEYWSHDLAALQEYLARVGGKVMLFDVPLQLKFHLASKQGDGFDMAQIFSETLVASDPEHAVTLVANHDTQPLQSLEAPVEPWFKPLAYALILLREQGVPCLFYPDMYGASYTDKGDDGSDYPIEMPVVAELEKLIQARQRFANGAQNDYFDDKNCIAFSRSGTEEAPGCVVILTNGAEGSKAVALGDNFAHKTWRDFLGNRAEAIMTDEHGNGTFPVNGGSVSVWVIVEDQ; this is encoded by the coding sequence ATGATGAATAAAACCACGTTGTTGCAGTTCTTCCATTGGTACTATCCAGATGGTGGCACACTCTGGCAGGAAGCCGCCGAACGGGCTGCCGCGCTGGCAGAACTCGGCATCACCGATCTCTGGTTACCCCCAGCCTATAAGGGAGCAACAGGGGGCTATTCGGTGGGGTACGACAGTTATGACCTGTTCGATCTGGGGGAATTTGAGCAAAAAGGCACACGCGCCACCAAATATGGCGACAAAGAGGGATTGACGCATGCTGTCAACACGCTGCGCGAAAACTGCGTACGCGTGATTTATGACGTGGTGTTCAACCACAAGATCGGCGCCGATGAAAAGGAACAGGTGCATGTCTTCAAGGTGGATATCAATAACCGTAATGATATCGCCGAAGAAGGTCTTGATGCCCTGGCCTATACCCGTTTTACCTTCCCTGGGCGGCAAGGCACTTACTCCAAGTTTATTTGGGACTACAAATGCTTCAGCGGCGTCGACTATATCGAACAGCCAGATGACAAAGGCATTTTCAAGATTGCCAATGACTATGGTGAAGAGGGATGGAACGATCAGGTTGACGAAGAGTTCGGTAATTTCGATTACCTGATGGGCGCCAACGTAGAGCTGCGTAACCCCGCCGTTGTCGAAGAGCTGAAATACTGGGCCCGCTGGCTAATGGAGACCCTGCCTTGTGATGGCTTCCGCCTGGACGCCGCCAAACATATCCCGGCCTGGTTTTTTAAAGAGTGGGCCGATCACGTGCGCGACGCGGCGCAGCGCGATTTATTTATCGTGGCAGAGTATTGGTCACACGATTTGGCAGCATTACAGGAGTATTTGGCGCGGGTCGGTGGTAAGGTGATGCTGTTCGATGTGCCGCTGCAGCTGAAATTCCATCTGGCGTCAAAACAGGGCGATGGCTTTGATATGGCGCAGATTTTTAGCGAAACCCTGGTTGCCAGCGATCCCGAGCACGCGGTAACCCTGGTCGCTAACCATGATACCCAACCGTTACAATCGCTGGAAGCCCCGGTCGAACCGTGGTTCAAACCGCTGGCCTATGCCCTGATCCTGCTGCGTGAGCAAGGGGTTCCTTGCCTGTTCTATCCGGATATGTATGGTGCCAGTTACACCGATAAAGGCGATGACGGCAGCGATTACCCGATAGAAATGCCTGTTGTTGCCGAGTTGGAAAAACTGATCCAGGCACGTCAACGCTTTGCCAACGGTGCGCAGAATGACTACTTTGACGATAAAAATTGCATCGCCTTTAGCCGCAGTGGAACAGAAGAAGCGCCCGGTTGCGTGGTGATACTGACCAACGGCGCCGAAGGCAGCAAGGCCGTGGCATTAGGCGACAATTTTGCCCATAAAACCTGGCGCGACTTCCTCGGCAACCGTGCGGAAGCTATCATGACCGACGAACACGGTAATGGGACTTTCCCGGTTAACGGGGGCAGCGTTAGCGTTTGGGTCATTGTCGAGGATCAATAA
- a CDS encoding SLC13 family permease, translated as MIGEPMGISALVTVVVIALWATSRLPEYLVALLFFVAVMVLQLAPAAVVFSGFASSAFWLVLSGFVLGTAIRSTGLADRLANRILPLLAGSWLRLVGGVVAISYALAFVMPSNMGRITLLMPIIMALAGRAGLGEGTRGRYGLALAVGFGTFQLSASILPANVPNLVMSGAAESAFGIHFTYLSYFMLHAPILGMAKGVLLTLCICWLFRAQPQRVEKEPEQTVLSAAEWRLILLLLVTVLLWITDSWHGIAPAWVGLAAACFCLLPRVGFLTGEQFAAGVNIRTCLYVAGILGLTALVSHSGLGEWLGKALLDMMPQTQGRPFIAFGSLIGITTLLNFVVTANGVPALFTPLAQVLADGSGLPLMTVLMTQVIGYATPLLPYQASPIVVAMGMGKVPPREGLKLCLLVALLTFGLLVPLDYLWFRVLGWLG; from the coding sequence ATGATAGGGGAGCCAATGGGCATTTCTGCACTGGTCACTGTGGTGGTGATCGCCTTATGGGCGACGTCCCGTTTACCGGAATACCTGGTTGCCCTGTTGTTTTTTGTCGCGGTGATGGTGTTGCAACTGGCCCCGGCTGCGGTGGTTTTCTCGGGTTTTGCCTCATCGGCCTTTTGGTTGGTATTGAGCGGTTTTGTGCTGGGAACGGCCATTCGTTCGACGGGGCTGGCCGATCGGCTTGCCAACCGTATTTTACCGCTGTTGGCTGGATCCTGGCTAAGACTGGTGGGGGGCGTGGTGGCAATCAGCTATGCCTTGGCATTTGTCATGCCGTCAAATATGGGGCGTATTACCTTGCTGATGCCCATTATCATGGCGTTGGCAGGTCGAGCCGGGCTGGGGGAGGGCACTCGCGGTCGCTACGGGTTGGCGCTGGCCGTAGGGTTTGGCACTTTCCAACTATCTGCCAGTATTTTGCCTGCCAACGTTCCTAATCTGGTGATGAGCGGGGCCGCGGAGAGCGCATTCGGTATTCACTTTACCTATCTGTCTTATTTTATGCTGCACGCGCCCATTCTGGGGATGGCCAAAGGCGTATTGCTGACGTTGTGTATCTGTTGGCTGTTCCGTGCTCAGCCGCAGAGGGTGGAAAAGGAACCGGAGCAAACTGTACTCAGCGCGGCGGAATGGCGGCTTATCCTGCTGCTGTTGGTTACCGTGCTGCTGTGGATCACCGATAGCTGGCATGGCATTGCGCCAGCCTGGGTGGGGCTGGCTGCCGCCTGCTTCTGTCTGCTACCCCGTGTGGGGTTCCTGACCGGTGAGCAGTTTGCGGCCGGGGTTAACATCCGTACCTGTCTCTATGTTGCAGGGATCCTGGGGCTGACGGCCTTGGTAAGCCATTCCGGGTTGGGGGAGTGGCTGGGTAAAGCCCTATTGGACATGATGCCACAGACGCAGGGGCGGCCATTTATTGCTTTTGGGTCGTTGATCGGTATAACGACATTGCTGAATTTTGTGGTGACGGCCAATGGTGTGCCTGCCTTGTTTACGCCTTTGGCACAGGTGCTGGCAGATGGCAGTGGGTTACCACTGATGACGGTGCTGATGACGCAGGTGATCGGTTATGCCACACCGTTGTTGCCTTATCAGGCATCACCGATAGTGGTCGCCATGGGGATGGGGAAGGTTCCGCCGCGGGAAGGGTTGAAACTGTGTCTTCTGGTGGCGTTGTTGACCTTCGGGCTGTTGGTGCCCTTGGATTACCTGTGGTT